The Papio anubis isolate 15944 chromosome 1, Panubis1.0, whole genome shotgun sequence genome window below encodes:
- the CCDC17 gene encoding coiled-coil domain-containing protein 17 isoform X1, which yields MRPWITEVPRVLAGSWTRSEARPQSPMSEAVGSPSERLRALFRTRARRVAETEAQSWALQQRGQGEGDGGRGPRTSSALTLWLKLARAGSDSARIPSELSRRLQGVACTRGGISRLFGLEQEIRELRTEAGRTRGALEVLGARIQELQAEPGNPLSSGREAKLYSPVLKANPGTLAAEIGALREAYIRDGGRDPGVLGQIWQLQVEASALELQRSQTRRGRAGATSGELPVVEAENRRLEAEILALQMQRSQAVLGPRDLRLLWGASLQPKGRRDPPLLSPPVAPPLPPLPGFTEPQLPGTMTRNLGLDPHFLLPTSDVLGPAPYDSGLPPSPSVSLVCELQVWQGLAWARAPQPKAWVSLGLFDQDQRVLSGRWRLPLRALPPDPSLSLRQLNGIPQVSVVGGDWAYSKVQVQYHFISPQAGQAELFLRLVNARDAAVQTLAEINPASAHEYQYPPPVSSTSSPEANFLTPTSGFADPPPRTEEPLSGVKDRDEGLGPHHSSDLPPVSF from the exons ATGCGGCCCTGGATAACAGAGGTCCCCAGGGTGCTCGCGGGGTCCTGGACACGTTCCGAGGCGCGCCCTCAGAGTCCCATGTCCGAGGCGGTGGGAAGCCCCAGCGAGCGGCTGCGAGCGCTGTTCAGGACTCGCGCGAGGCGCGTGGCGGAGACGGAAGCGCAGAGCTGGGCCCTGCAGCAACGCGGCCAGGGTGAAGGAGATGGGGGGCGGGGACCAAGGACCTCCTCTGCCCTTACCCTTTGGCTTAAGCTTGCTCGCGCCGGTTCTGACTCGGCCCGCATTCCCTCAGAACTGAGCCGGCGCCTCCAAGGTGTGGCCTGTACGCGGGGCGGGATATCCCGCCTCTTCGGCCTGGAGCAGGAGATTCGAGAACTACGAACTGAGGCCGGTAGGACGCGGGGAGCTCTAGAGGTGTTGGGAGCCCGCATTCAGGAGCTGCAGGCGGAGCCAGG GAACCCGCTGAGCTCCGGTCGAGAGGCAAAACTCTATTCTCCAGTGCTAAAGGCCAACCCAGGAACTCTGGCTGCCGAAATCGG GGCCCTGCGGGAGGCCTACATTCGAGACGGAGGCCGGGACCCCGGTGTGCTGGGCCAGATATGGCAGTTGCAGGTGGAGGCGTCTGCACTGGAGCTGCAGCGGTCGCAGACCCGCAGAG GAAGGGCAGGTGCCACCTCAGGGGAGCTTCCAGTAGTGGAGGCTGAAAACCGGCGCCTGGAGGCAGAAATCTTGGCTTTGCAAATGCAGCGGAGTCAGGCAGTCTTGG GGCCCCGGGATCTGCGACTCCTGTGGGGTGCCAGCCTACAACCGAAGGGGAGGAGAGATCCCCCACTCCTTTCACCGCCAGTggcaccaccactgccaccacttcCAGGCTTCACGGAG CCACAGCTTCCTGGAACAATGACCAGAAACCTGGGCCTGGACCCACACTTCCTCCTACCCACATCGGACGTGCTGGGCCCTGCACCCTACGATTCTGG ACTGCCACCCTCACCATCAGTATCTTTGGTCTGTGAGCTGCAGGTCTGGCAGGGCCTGGCATGGGCTAGGGCACCACAGCCAAAGGCTTGGGTCTCACTTGGGCTATTTGACCAAGATCAGCGGGTGCTAAGCGGCCGCTGGCGCCTCCCACTTCGGGCCCTTCCTCCGGACCCCAGCCTTAGCCTCAGGCAGCTGAATGGGATTCCTCAGGTGAGTGTGGTGGGTGGGGATTGGGCATACAGCAAGGTACAAGTGCAATACCATTTCATCTCTCCTCAGGCAGGTCAGGCTGAGCTCTTTCTGCGGCTGGTGAATGCAAGAGATGCAGCTGTCCAGACACTGGCAGAGATCAATCCAGCAAGTGCCCATGAGTACCAGTACCCACCTCCG GTGTCAAGCACATCTTCACCGGAAGCCAACTTCCTCACCCCCACATCTGGCTTTGCTGATCCCCCACCTCGTACAGAAGAGCCCCTCAGTGGAGTCAAGGATAGAGATGAGGGTTTGGGCCCTCACCACAGTTCTGACTTGCCCCCAGTGAGTTTCTGA
- the CCDC17 gene encoding coiled-coil domain-containing protein 17 isoform X2 produces MDSHSGEPALLPCGTCDMVFRSSALLATHTQRFCIGHPTQEKTFGAQASVATEPQGATVVPQDLQGLPDQQASKCALKRLTEEVQWLRLSLQEMRPWITEVPRVLAGSWTRSEARPQSPMSEAVGSPSERLRALFRTRARRVAETEAQSWALQQRGQELSRRLQGVACTRGGISRLFGLEQEIRELRTEAGRTRGALEVLGARIQELQAEPGNPLSSGREAKLYSPVLKANPGTLAAEIGALREAYIRDGGRDPGVLGQIWQLQVEASALELQRSQTRRGRAGATSGELPVVEAENRRLEAEILALQMQRSQAVLGPRDLRLLWGASLQPKGRRDPPLLSPPVAPPLPPLPGFTEPQLPGTMTRNLGLDPHFLLPTSDVLGPAPYDSGAGLVIFYDFLWGLEASWIWVQLRTGLARDGQDTGRTTALPPAICLPPPPAPGPMGNCAILASRQPVPRLPPSPSVSLVCELQVWQGLAWARAPQPKAWVSLGLFDQDQRVLSGRWRLPLRALPPDPSLSLRQLNGIPQAGQAELFLRLVNARDAAVQTLAEINPASAHEYQYPPPVSSTSSPEANFLTPTSGFADPPPRTEEPLSGVKDRDEGLGPHHSSDLPPVSF; encoded by the exons ATGGACTCCCATTCTGGGGAGCCAGCGCTCCTGCCCTGTGGGACCTGTGACATGGTTTTCCGCTCCTCAGCTCTGTTAGCCACCCACACACAGCGCTTCTGCATTGGCCACCCGACCCAAGAGAAGACATTTGGAGCACAGGCCTCAGTTGCCACTGAACCCCAAGGGGCCACG GTTGTGCCACAAGATCTCCAGGGCCTCCCAGACCAGCAGGCCAGTAAATGTGCTCTAAAGAGGTTAACAGAGGAG gtgcagtggctgcgGCTATCCCTACAGGAAATGCGGCCCTGGATAACAGAGGTCCCCAGGGTGCTCGCGGGGTCCTGGACACGTTCCGAGGCGCGCCCTCAGAGTCCCATGTCCGAGGCGGTGGGAAGCCCCAGCGAGCGGCTGCGAGCGCTGTTCAGGACTCGCGCGAGGCGCGTGGCGGAGACGGAAGCGCAGAGCTGGGCCCTGCAGCAACGCGGCCAGG AACTGAGCCGGCGCCTCCAAGGTGTGGCCTGTACGCGGGGCGGGATATCCCGCCTCTTCGGCCTGGAGCAGGAGATTCGAGAACTACGAACTGAGGCCGGTAGGACGCGGGGAGCTCTAGAGGTGTTGGGAGCCCGCATTCAGGAGCTGCAGGCGGAGCCAGG GAACCCGCTGAGCTCCGGTCGAGAGGCAAAACTCTATTCTCCAGTGCTAAAGGCCAACCCAGGAACTCTGGCTGCCGAAATCGG GGCCCTGCGGGAGGCCTACATTCGAGACGGAGGCCGGGACCCCGGTGTGCTGGGCCAGATATGGCAGTTGCAGGTGGAGGCGTCTGCACTGGAGCTGCAGCGGTCGCAGACCCGCAGAG GAAGGGCAGGTGCCACCTCAGGGGAGCTTCCAGTAGTGGAGGCTGAAAACCGGCGCCTGGAGGCAGAAATCTTGGCTTTGCAAATGCAGCGGAGTCAGGCAGTCTTGG GGCCCCGGGATCTGCGACTCCTGTGGGGTGCCAGCCTACAACCGAAGGGGAGGAGAGATCCCCCACTCCTTTCACCGCCAGTggcaccaccactgccaccacttcCAGGCTTCACGGAG CCACAGCTTCCTGGAACAATGACCAGAAACCTGGGCCTGGACCCACACTTCCTCCTACCCACATCGGACGTGCTGGGCCCTGCACCCTACGATTCTGG GGCTGGCCTGGTCATTTTCTATGATTTCCTGTGGGGCCTTGAGGCTTCCTGGATTTGGGTGCAACTAAGGACTGGCTTGGCACGCGATGGACAGGATACAGGAAGGACCACAGCATTGCCCCCAGCCATTtgcctgcccccacctcctgctCCCGGGCCCATGGGCAACTGTGCTATCCTTGCCAGCAGGCAGCCTGTGCCCAG ACTGCCACCCTCACCATCAGTATCTTTGGTCTGTGAGCTGCAGGTCTGGCAGGGCCTGGCATGGGCTAGGGCACCACAGCCAAAGGCTTGGGTCTCACTTGGGCTATTTGACCAAGATCAGCGGGTGCTAAGCGGCCGCTGGCGCCTCCCACTTCGGGCCCTTCCTCCGGACCCCAGCCTTAGCCTCAGGCAGCTGAATGGGATTCCTCAG GCAGGTCAGGCTGAGCTCTTTCTGCGGCTGGTGAATGCAAGAGATGCAGCTGTCCAGACACTGGCAGAGATCAATCCAGCAAGTGCCCATGAGTACCAGTACCCACCTCCG GTGTCAAGCACATCTTCACCGGAAGCCAACTTCCTCACCCCCACATCTGGCTTTGCTGATCCCCCACCTCGTACAGAAGAGCCCCTCAGTGGAGTCAAGGATAGAGATGAGGGTTTGGGCCCTCACCACAGTTCTGACTTGCCCCCAGTGAGTTTCTGA